The genomic region TTGCAGGCTGATGGCCCGCCCCTTAGCAACAGTTAAACGGAACTTCCAAACAACAGACCCTCTCGTCATTTCCGGCGTATAAAACGGAAACTGGCCAGTCCACGAAATTGAGAAAACCAGCGGGAGGTGATGCTTGGACgaataaataatcaaataacCTAGCAAAGACACTAAGGAACTTTATTCAGCTGCTTATCTGTGTAGCGCTATCGACGGAAGACCCACAACCATGTCTGCCCAAGCTCAAATGAGAGCTTTGCTCGACCAGCTGATGGGAACAGCAAGGGACGGTGAGTCGCTGTAGCATGCTAGCCGAATTAGCTAGCTAGCCAAGATGGAGCCACTGCTGAGGTTGTGGCGGCGTGTGATGGACAGAGCTGCATGAATGGATGTGTTGCAGAGGGCTGTGCAAACACTGTAAGCTTAGATTAAACTGGCCTTTGCCGATTAAAGCCAGGATTTAATGTTTGCATCCATGGTGGCTACTTTTACTTCAACGTAAACAACACATTCAGTTTGGTTTTTGCCACTTTATCTGTTTGTTGTGAAGTTATCTTACGGACGCGTTACTGCTATAACCATTTATTAAGCACTTTGTTTAATCCATTTGTGACCttccacttttttcttttatgacctttcactttttttcatttcgcacacttattcaattcaattcaattcaattttatttgtatagcgccaaatcacaatacaaatcatctcaaggcactttacaaaaactaaaactaaaaacccaacaattcccttatgagcaagcacttggcgacaatggagaggaaaaaactcccttatgttttaattaaaatgtagtAATTTATTAACCTAGGCTGTactatatttagtttttttttttaaactatccCATATGAAATGACTAAATATTAAGTAAAATTACATGCATGtttatgcaaagacaaaaattaaaattattaaaataaaaaacattaagcCTTATTCTATTGGTGATAGATTTAAGGCAGGACCAATCTTTTCAGTATTATATCGCATATGTTTATCATATGTTTTGTATGTATAATAGTGATTAGTGAACTGCACCTCTTTAATAAATGTAAGGTTTAGTACAGTCTCACGGTATATACAGGTATGTCCAGTACAATCATAAATACAGAtcactgttttgtttgcttaatatttaaatattattggAATTTAGTTTCAAATTGTTTCTGTGACCCATAGTGAATCTGACATATGCAAATTagatgaaaaaatataataatgtggTTCTCCTGCTACAACTTTAGTAACAGCTACCAGCCATTTGGATACAAACATTAAAAGTAATATGTGATTGTCATTGGCTGAAAACGGCAGTGTATTGCTGTCCTGCCCGTTTATAAATTTGACGTTCATCCTGAcagtttatttgaataaaattgCAGCCCTGTGGATGGTCTTTTAACAAGCTAAGTCGATCTGTATAGTAAGAGTGAATTTATGTTGTGAGtttgtgggtgtatgtgtgatGAGATTGATAGCAAATTCTTCCCATACATTTGTTGCATACAAACTGAACAATTGTGGCccctttattttattcattaaggTTCAGTGTATCTTTGCCAGCCTACATCAATCTGCAAAGGAGTTGCAGAAAAGCCTCATGTTCATCGAGCCGTGAGTCACACATAATTTTTAAAGCTGTTATGATGAATATCCAAAAGTATCCAAATGTTTGCCTTCCGGAAGTTATTTTAGcctttttttaatcacacaaATGGGTAACTCTTCAGTGGCACTAGAATTACAATTTGGAGTAGTGTTATCAGCTTGAGCTAAAACGTCTGATCGCGCTGAATCCAAACGAACAGTTCTCAGTGTTCCATTAGACGTCTGTTTTCAGAAGGCAATTGTAGCAATCATCGAAACAAAACCTTTGCACACATCATTTACAATCTGACTTGTGTATGACTCCCAACTTCTTACTACAGGTATGGGCAAGAAAACTGTTcccatttatacttttcttcaGCGGGTTTAAAATTCTGCAGCTGAGGTCTTGAAGATGCAGAAGGGTACAGTATGTGGTGCAGATCGCAGTGTGtataaacacaatttatttCCTTGGattactttttgtatttttgttttcagtttttcatattttgtaaaagGCCTGGCTGGAACATTTGTCTGAATTGTTTACTTTTGTTATCACAGTCTGCGTAGTCCATTTCCAAATAATGTGGTGAcgtgataaaaacaaaaagtagttTGCTAGATAACTGGAACAACAGCTTTAAAGCCATTTTCAGTGTTGTGCCCTGACTAGCTTAATCCTTTGATGCTCCACATCTACACAAATCTATTAAGCCTTATCACAAGTtaaacatttccacatttttagTTCTTGATTGGGTAAGGTAAGCATCATCAATAACACATTCATTCAGAGCCACATGGAACTAAATAATGAACGCAGTAAAGACAGTTTCTCTTTTACTGgtaaatattatattacattaatgaaatatataaaataggTTGACAATTCAAAATTTAACATTTGGTTTTCTCTCATTTAGCTGGGTGCAAAAATCTATATGCAGTTATTGTGACACATGTCTGCCCAATTAATGTTGTGTAATTagattaatatatattaaagCACTGGATACCTCGCCTCTGCTATCAAGTATGTGAGGTCTTTCTCACTGGTTGTATTTTGTACTGTTTCAGGGGATGAGACGCGGCAGAGGGTCAAGTTCACTGATGAGCGAGTCTGCAAAAGTCATCTTCTCAACTGCTGTCCACATGACATCCTGTCTGGAACTGTAAGTAGGCTATGATTTAGGTCTGACCTAACAAAATGGTGCTAACATCTAGGTGTTTAaagttttaaacaaaatttaattCTTTACAGAAGAGACTGTATTCTTGTCAGTAAAATACTGAACACAAAGAAATCTGCATATGTACTATCATCTAGTGTCATGAATTATTcactattatttatttgtattgaaGTTTGGGCGGTTTtggtcatgtgtgtgtttgtgttttggtggTAGCGTATGGACCTGGGAGAGTGCACGAAGATCCATGATTTGGCACTTCGGGCAGATTATGAAATTGCCTCCAAAGAGAGAGATCTGTTCTTCGAGCTTGACGTAAGTGAAGCTTCTCTATAAGTAAGACGTGAAGATTGTAGAATTGTTAGTTATCAGAATGACTGGCGGTGTAGGGGGAGGGGTGCTTTACACGTGCTGTATAATTTTGCTTTGAGTATTGAGTATTGAAGCCTACCTGTTTTGGCTACTTTAATAGCACATAGACAAAGTATACGCAGAGGCAACTATAAAGTAGAGCACTGAAAGCGTCCCCTCTGCCTTTTTGAGAATTGTCTATAATGCTCAGTCAgatgattattaaaaaaatcaacatagCCCAGTGGGCTTATGAAAACATATCAACATCAagtcttatttttttgtttggttttctgttaatacatttttctcACTTCCGAAGGCGGTGGATCACCTGGAGTCATTCATTGCTGACTGCGACCGGAGGACAGAACTAGCCAAGAAACGCCTGGCTGAGACCCAAGAAGAGATCAGTGCGGAGGTGGCAGCAAAGGTAagtcataaaatatttttagtccCACTGTGTGAAGTGTCTCTCAAATTTTTATGCACCATTCAGTTTGCTAGATTAAAGATGTGAATTGTGTTGCTTCGTTTGTATTACAGGCAGAAAAGGTTCATGAGCTGAATGAAGAAATAGGAAAGCTCCTGGCCAAGGCGGAGCAGCTCGGAGCTGAGGGCAACGTTGACGAGGCCCAGAAAGTGCTACAGGAAGTGGAGAAGGTCCGCACTCGGAAGAAGGATGCAGAGGTGAGGCAGGAGCACTTGGGAATTGCTTCAGTTTAGTGCAGTTCAGTGTGGTGTTTAGGTTTGTATTGATACGTCATCTTCCCATGCTTTAATGCCTCGGTTTTGGATCTCCTCAGGAAGAGTACAGAAACTCGATGCCTGCCTccagtttccagcagcagaaGCTTCGGGTGTGCGAGGTGTGTTCTGCTTACCTGGGCCTCCATGACAATGACCGTCGTTTGGCCGACCATTTTGGTGGGAAGCTTCACCTGGGCTTCATCCAGATCAGAGAGAAACTGGACCAACTAAAGGTATGGAACATCTCACTTCACCATGTGGACTTCAAACCCATTACTACAAAAATCCTACTTGAATTAAAAGAATATCTGGAAGAGACCATGGGCTGATTAttacaaaacatacagaaagaaaacatggtCTGGATAAAGGTGGGTTTATGTCTAAGTAGgtactgtgtttttattctgctcaGAAAACTGTGGTcgacaaacaggagaaaaggaACCAGGAGCGCTTAAAGAGAcgagaagagagggagaaagaagaaaggatgAGGAAAAGGTgagtaaaaacatttcaaatcttAACAGTCGTGTAgttacatagatagatagatacttttTTCAtccccccatgggggaaattcagaatgagttttttttatttatttgttgtatcaaatgtatttttggcTGTTCAAACTTATGGTTTTGCCACGTTCTTATTTTATAGGACCAGATCACGAAGCAGAGAGCATAGAAGGTAAGGATGACACCTCTTCTATCTCATCTTTGTAGACtatcatattattttaaattagtgTTGTTCTGCGAGATTCATTATA from Mastacembelus armatus chromosome 19, fMasArm1.2, whole genome shotgun sequence harbors:
- the luc7l gene encoding putative RNA-binding protein Luc7-like 1 isoform X1, with product MSAQAQMRALLDQLMGTARDGDETRQRVKFTDERVCKSHLLNCCPHDILSGTRMDLGECTKIHDLALRADYEIASKERDLFFELDAVDHLESFIADCDRRTELAKKRLAETQEEISAEVAAKAEKVHELNEEIGKLLAKAEQLGAEGNVDEAQKVLQEVEKVRTRKKDAEEEYRNSMPASSFQQQKLRVCEVCSAYLGLHDNDRRLADHFGGKLHLGFIQIREKLDQLKKTVVDKQEKRNQERLKRREEREKEERMRKRTRSRSREHRRSRSRDRRRKRSRSSSRDKRRTRSRSRERRRRHRSRSRSRSRGHRHSHEQSSRHKSSRDRERSSRDRERASRDRSRDRDRRDGMNGRSDSRRADDRDMGDL
- the luc7l gene encoding putative RNA-binding protein Luc7-like 1 isoform X2, encoding MDLGECTKIHDLALRADYEIASKERDLFFELDAVDHLESFIADCDRRTELAKKRLAETQEEISAEVAAKAEKVHELNEEIGKLLAKAEQLGAEGNVDEAQKVLQEVEKVRTRKKDAEEEYRNSMPASSFQQQKLRVCEVCSAYLGLHDNDRRLADHFGGKLHLGFIQIREKLDQLKKTVVDKQEKRNQERLKRREEREKEERMRKRTRSRSREHRRSRSRDRRRKRSRSSSRDKRRTRSRSRERRRRHRSRSRSRSRGHRHSHEQSSRHKSSRDRERSSRDRERASRDRSRDRDRRDGMNGRSDSRRADDRDMGDL